From the Fibrobacter sp. genome, one window contains:
- a CDS encoding DUF3516 domain-containing protein, with the protein MTEQNRVTLKDFIAKLAEKGGGDRSKIVSEDILEAFMEWSESRGTTLYPAQEEAILELLDGKNVILNTPTGSGKSMVALALHFDSIVHGRKSVYTCPIKALVNEKWMALCKEFGPENVGLSTGDATVNHDAPILCCTAEILSNMALSEGEKLTITDVVMDEFHYYSDRERGVAWQIPLLTLPQSRFLLMSATVGATEFFEREMTKHTGRESVTVRSSQRPVPLDFSYSTTELSTEVQKLVNEGKAPVYVVHFTQAAAASNAQNFMSLDLCTKEEKVKINEAIKEVRFSSPYGPDVKRWLKQGIGLHHAGLLPKYRILCEKLAQQGLLKVICGTDTLGVGVNVPIRTVLFTQLCKYSGDKTAILTARDFHQIAGRAGRKGFDNIGYVVAQAPEHVIENLKLEAKSRQTGKKFQKRKPPEHGYVPFDESTYKRLIDAQPEPLTSSFHVDHGMLLNILSRETDGCKAMRNLIKDCHESAASKKQLQHRSFQLFRSLVEKKIVEFIKPVAEGYSHLRVNLDLQDDFAMNQPLSLYLVDTLPKLDRESPEYALDVITLCESIVENPDAILRIQQNKARNARLDELKAQGMEFNQRMEEIEKVEYPKPLRDFIYDTYNAFAEVHPWVDVNVEPKSIVREMFESFSTFSGYVKQYGLQRMEAILLRHLNYVYKVLSQTVPDGYKNDELREMEDYLGDMIRRTDSSLLEEWEKMAHPEDYQKRLEEGAAEDEAEKAFGADKAAADITYDKKRFLGMVRQRIFQIMGNLSKQDFAAVLDSLADDLEEGQMLVDGEGKPWTENTLTEIMAAYTAEHHKFRLDVEGRALAHTIVTYEGDVMHIQQMLQDEEEFNDWSIDFEINLAESREAGVPLLKMTRIGEA; encoded by the coding sequence ATGACCGAGCAGAATAGGGTTACACTCAAGGATTTCATTGCAAAACTCGCCGAGAAAGGCGGCGGGGACCGTTCAAAGATTGTTTCCGAAGACATTTTGGAAGCTTTTATGGAATGGTCGGAGTCCCGCGGAACCACGCTGTACCCCGCCCAAGAAGAGGCCATCCTCGAACTTTTAGACGGCAAGAACGTTATCCTGAATACGCCCACGGGTTCCGGAAAATCCATGGTGGCCCTGGCGCTCCATTTTGACAGCATCGTTCACGGGCGCAAAAGCGTCTATACCTGCCCCATCAAGGCCCTGGTCAACGAAAAATGGATGGCCCTCTGCAAGGAATTCGGACCCGAGAACGTGGGGCTCTCTACAGGAGATGCCACCGTCAATCACGACGCTCCTATACTCTGCTGCACGGCAGAAATTTTAAGCAACATGGCCCTCAGCGAGGGCGAAAAGCTCACCATCACCGATGTGGTGATGGACGAATTCCATTACTATTCCGACAGGGAACGCGGGGTGGCCTGGCAGATTCCGCTCCTGACGCTACCCCAGAGCAGGTTTCTCCTGATGAGCGCCACCGTCGGTGCGACGGAATTTTTTGAGCGGGAAATGACGAAACACACCGGCAGGGAGTCCGTGACGGTTCGTTCCTCGCAAAGACCTGTCCCGCTTGACTTCAGCTACAGCACCACGGAACTTTCCACCGAAGTGCAAAAGCTGGTGAACGAGGGCAAGGCTCCCGTCTACGTGGTGCATTTCACCCAGGCCGCTGCCGCAAGCAACGCCCAGAATTTCATGAGTCTTGACCTCTGCACCAAAGAAGAGAAAGTCAAGATAAACGAAGCCATCAAGGAAGTGCGGTTTTCTAGCCCCTACGGCCCCGATGTCAAACGCTGGCTCAAGCAGGGAATTGGCCTGCATCATGCGGGGCTCTTGCCCAAGTATCGCATTCTTTGCGAAAAGCTGGCCCAGCAGGGTTTACTGAAAGTCATCTGCGGCACCGATACTCTTGGCGTAGGCGTGAACGTTCCCATTCGCACCGTTCTTTTTACTCAGCTTTGCAAATACAGCGGCGACAAGACGGCGATTCTCACTGCTCGGGACTTTCACCAGATTGCAGGCCGGGCCGGTCGAAAGGGTTTTGACAACATCGGATACGTGGTGGCTCAGGCACCGGAACATGTCATCGAGAACCTGAAACTGGAAGCCAAGAGCCGCCAGACCGGCAAGAAGTTCCAGAAGAGAAAACCGCCCGAGCACGGCTACGTTCCCTTCGACGAAAGCACCTACAAGCGCCTGATCGATGCCCAGCCCGAACCGCTGACCTCCAGTTTCCATGTGGATCACGGCATGCTCCTGAACATCTTGAGCCGGGAAACCGACGGCTGCAAGGCCATGCGAAACCTGATCAAGGACTGCCACGAGAGTGCCGCAAGCAAGAAGCAGCTGCAGCACAGGTCTTTCCAACTGTTCCGAAGCCTTGTGGAAAAGAAAATCGTAGAGTTTATAAAGCCCGTGGCCGAGGGCTACAGCCACTTGCGGGTCAATTTGGATTTGCAAGACGACTTTGCCATGAACCAGCCCCTATCCCTTTACCTGGTGGATACCTTGCCGAAACTGGACAGGGAAAGTCCCGAATACGCACTGGATGTAATCACCCTTTGCGAATCCATCGTAGAAAATCCCGACGCCATACTCCGCATCCAGCAGAACAAGGCCCGGAACGCACGGCTTGACGAACTCAAGGCCCAGGGCATGGAATTCAACCAGCGCATGGAAGAAATCGAGAAGGTGGAATACCCCAAGCCCCTGCGGGACTTTATCTACGACACCTACAACGCCTTTGCCGAAGTCCACCCGTGGGTGGACGTGAACGTGGAGCCCAAGAGCATTGTCCGCGAGATGTTCGAAAGCTTCAGCACCTTTAGCGGCTACGTGAAGCAGTATGGCCTGCAACGTATGGAAGCCATTCTGCTGCGCCACCTGAACTACGTCTATAAGGTTTTGAGCCAGACGGTTCCCGACGGCTACAAGAACGACGAACTCCGGGAAATGGAAGACTACCTGGGCGACATGATCCGCCGCACCGACTCGAGCCTTTTGGAAGAGTGGGAAAAAATGGCACACCCCGAAGACTACCAGAAACGCCTGGAAGAGGGAGCCGCCGAAGACGAAGCGGAAAAAGCCTTCGGTGCCGACAAGGCCGCCGCCGACATCACCTACGACAAGAAACGTTTCTTGGGTATGGTGCGCCAGCGCATCTTCCAGATTATGGGAAACCTCTCCAAGCAGGACTTTGCAGCAGTTCTCGACAGCCTTGCCGACGACCTGGAAGAGGGCCAGATGCTCGTGGACGGCGAAGGCAAGCCCTGGACAGAGAATACACTTACCGAAATCATGGCCGCCTACACGGCAGAACACCATAAGTTCCGCCTGGACGTAGAAGGCCGCGCTCTCGCCCACACCATAGTGACCTACGAAGGCGACGTGATGCATATCCAGCAGATGCTCCAGGACGAAGAGGAATTCAACGACTGGAGTATCGACTTCGAGATAAACCTCGCCGAAAGCCGCGAAGCGGGCGTGCCTCTCTTGAAGATGACCCGAATCGGGGAAGCGTAA
- the rfbA gene encoding glucose-1-phosphate thymidylyltransferase RfbA, producing MKGIVLAGGSGTRLYPLTMVTSKQLLPVYDKPMIYYPLSTLMLAGIREILIISTPTDLPNFERLLGDGSAMGLKLSYKVQPSPDGLAQAFILGEEFIGNDCCAMVLGDNIFYGNGFSPLLRAAVKNAEQNGRASVFGYYVEDPERFGVVEFDDAGKVISVEEKPKEPKSNYAITGLYFYDNRVSGFAKAQKPSARGELEITDLNKTYLDKGELDVKLLGRGFAWLDTGTMDSLIEAGEFVKMVENRQGIQISAVEEIAYRNGWITKEKLLESAAKYGKSPYGQHLRKVAEGKIKY from the coding sequence ATGAAAGGAATCGTACTTGCCGGAGGCTCCGGCACAAGACTCTACCCGCTGACCATGGTCACGAGTAAGCAGCTGTTGCCTGTTTACGACAAGCCCATGATTTATTACCCGCTTTCCACCTTGATGCTTGCGGGTATTCGGGAAATTCTCATCATTTCTACTCCCACGGACTTGCCGAATTTTGAGCGGCTGCTTGGCGATGGATCGGCAATGGGACTCAAGCTTTCTTACAAGGTGCAGCCCAGCCCCGATGGTCTCGCTCAAGCGTTCATTCTCGGAGAAGAATTCATCGGCAATGATTGCTGTGCCATGGTGCTGGGCGACAACATTTTTTATGGGAACGGATTTAGCCCTCTTTTGAGAGCGGCGGTGAAAAACGCCGAACAAAATGGCCGTGCCAGCGTGTTCGGCTACTATGTGGAAGACCCGGAACGTTTTGGCGTGGTGGAATTCGACGACGCAGGCAAGGTAATTTCTGTCGAAGAAAAACCCAAAGAACCCAAGAGCAACTATGCCATCACGGGTCTCTACTTCTACGATAACCGTGTTTCGGGATTTGCAAAGGCCCAAAAGCCCAGTGCCCGTGGGGAACTGGAAATTACGGACCTGAACAAGACCTACCTGGACAAGGGCGAACTGGACGTGAAGCTGCTGGGCCGCGGGTTTGCCTGGCTGGACACCGGGACCATGGACAGCCTTATCGAAGCGGGCGAGTTCGTGAAGATGGTGGAAAACCGCCAAGGCATCCAGATTAGCGCCGTCGAAGAAATCGCCTACAGGAACGGTTGGATTACCAAGGAAAAGCTCCTGGAATCAGCCGCCAAGTATGGCAAGTCGCCTTACGGACAACATCTGCGCAAAGTTGCAGAAGGAAAGATTAAATACTAG
- a CDS encoding dTDP-glucose 4,6-dehydratase yields the protein MKRSIVITGGAGFIGSHVVRLFVNKYPEYKIINLDKLTYAGNLANLKDIENKPNYKFVKMDICDFDAFYKLMLDEKVDGIIHLAAESHVDRSIKDPFTFAKTNVMGTLSLLQAAKLYWEALPEKYEGKRFYHISTDEVYGALKMNHPEGITPPFTTTASSSEHHLAYGDDFFYETTKYTPHSPYSASKAGSDHFVRAFHDTYGMPTIVTNCSNNYGPYQFPEKLIPLFINNIRHKKPLPVYGKGENVRDWLFVEDHARAIDVIFHNGKIAETYNIGGFNEWKNIDIIKVVIKTVDRLLGRAEGEDMNLITYVTDRLGHDARYAIDSTKLQKELGWEPSLQFEEGIEKTVRWYLDNQEWLDNITSGDYEKYYEKMYGEKVTSY from the coding sequence ATGAAACGATCCATTGTCATTACCGGCGGTGCGGGCTTTATCGGGAGCCATGTAGTTCGCCTGTTCGTGAACAAATACCCGGAATACAAGATTATCAATCTTGACAAGCTTACCTATGCGGGCAACCTCGCAAATCTGAAAGACATCGAGAACAAGCCGAACTACAAGTTTGTGAAGATGGACATCTGCGACTTTGACGCTTTCTACAAGCTCATGCTGGATGAAAAAGTCGACGGCATCATCCATCTTGCTGCCGAAAGCCATGTAGACCGCTCCATCAAGGACCCGTTCACCTTCGCGAAGACCAACGTGATGGGCACTTTGAGCCTGTTGCAGGCCGCGAAGCTCTACTGGGAAGCCCTGCCGGAAAAGTACGAAGGCAAACGCTTCTACCACATTTCGACGGATGAAGTTTACGGCGCCCTCAAGATGAATCACCCGGAAGGCATCACGCCGCCGTTCACCACGACGGCAAGCTCCAGCGAACATCACCTGGCCTACGGTGACGACTTCTTCTACGAGACGACCAAGTACACGCCGCACAGCCCGTATTCTGCATCCAAGGCGGGCTCCGACCACTTCGTGCGTGCATTCCACGACACTTACGGCATGCCGACGATTGTCACGAACTGCAGCAACAACTACGGGCCCTACCAGTTCCCCGAAAAGCTGATTCCGCTCTTCATCAACAACATCCGCCACAAGAAGCCGCTGCCGGTTTACGGCAAGGGCGAGAACGTTCGCGACTGGCTCTTCGTGGAAGACCACGCCCGCGCTATCGACGTGATTTTCCATAACGGGAAGATTGCCGAAACCTACAACATCGGCGGGTTCAACGAATGGAAGAACATTGACATCATCAAGGTCGTCATCAAGACCGTTGACAGGCTCCTTGGCCGCGCGGAAGGCGAGGATATGAACCTCATCACCTATGTGACGGACCGCCTGGGCCACGACGCCCGCTATGCCATCGATTCCACCAAGCTCCAGAAGGAACTGGGCTGGGAACCCTCCCTCCAGTTCGAGGAAGGCATCGAGAAGACCGTGCGCTGGTACCTCGACAACCAGGAATGGCTGGACAACATCACCAGTGGCGACTACGAGAAGTATTACGAAAAAATGTACGGAGAAAAAGTTACTAGTTACTAG
- the rfbC gene encoding dTDP-4-dehydrorhamnose 3,5-epimerase, giving the protein MSKFNFIKTSIEGVTIIEPTVFGDQRGYFMETYNKGEFDAAGLDMVFVQDNESRSKKGVLRGLHFQKKNPQGKLVRVIEGEVFDVAVDLRKGSPTFGKWEGVTLSAENKKQFYIPEGFAHGFVVLSETATFVYKCTRLYDPKDEGGLMWNDPEIGIKWPVGNGFEPLLSEKDTKNPALKDLGFAFEF; this is encoded by the coding sequence ATGTCCAAATTCAATTTCATCAAAACCTCTATCGAGGGCGTAACCATCATCGAGCCGACGGTCTTTGGCGACCAACGCGGCTACTTCATGGAAACCTACAACAAGGGCGAGTTCGATGCCGCAGGCCTCGACATGGTCTTTGTGCAGGACAATGAATCCCGCAGCAAGAAAGGTGTGCTCCGCGGGCTCCACTTCCAGAAGAAGAACCCGCAAGGCAAGCTCGTCCGCGTCATCGAAGGTGAAGTATTCGACGTGGCGGTAGACTTGCGCAAGGGAAGTCCCACCTTCGGCAAGTGGGAAGGCGTTACCCTTTCTGCCGAAAACAAGAAGCAGTTCTACATTCCCGAAGGCTTTGCACACGGTTTTGTGGTGCTCAGCGAGACTGCGACTTTCGTGTACAAGTGCACCCGCCTCTACGACCCGAAGGACGAAGGCGGCCTCATGTGGAACGATCCCGAAATCGGCATCAAGTGGCCGGTGGGCAACGGTTTCGAACCGCTTCTTAGCGAAAAGGACACCAAGAACCCAGCCTTGAAGGACTTGGGCTTTGCTTTTGAGTTTTAA
- a CDS encoding low molecular weight phosphotyrosine protein phosphatase, translated as MKNILVVCTGNICRSPTGEYLLKKELGEGFNVMSAGLGALVDHPAHELSQKIALEHGVDMSAHHARQINMDILKWADLVLVMENGHKQEIIRKYPWAEGKVFRYGESVQVDIPDPYRRPESAFVLAWNFISKLTPYWVKKIKESEGQA; from the coding sequence ATGAAGAACATTCTAGTCGTTTGTACAGGCAACATCTGTCGCAGCCCTACGGGAGAGTACCTCCTGAAAAAGGAGCTGGGCGAAGGTTTTAACGTGATGAGTGCCGGGCTCGGTGCCCTGGTGGACCATCCGGCTCACGAACTCAGCCAAAAGATTGCCCTTGAGCATGGTGTGGATATGAGTGCCCACCACGCAAGGCAAATCAACATGGATATCCTCAAGTGGGCGGACCTGGTTTTGGTCATGGAAAACGGCCACAAGCAGGAGATTATCCGTAAGTACCCCTGGGCCGAGGGCAAGGTCTTCCGCTATGGCGAAAGCGTTCAAGTGGATATTCCGGACCCCTACCGTAGGCCCGAAAGTGCCTTTGTGCTGGCTTGGAATTTTATTTCAAAGTTGACCCCCTACTGGGTCAAGAAAATCAAGGAAAGTGAAGGGCAGGCGTAA
- a CDS encoding polysaccharide biosynthesis/export family protein — translation MKKMKCLLLASAALMLNGCFFAPQMRMSEPSDSSEYNGISVYFHSIDEGDFGTDVKAAPNGDTTANYGDLADLIVDSLPKLEYRIGPLDMVQVVVWEHPELTSPMGQYQPAGQKVTTDGKLFYPYAGELQAAGLTAQELRQEITKRLSDKILNDPQVDVRVSEYNSLKAVVSGEVKNPGYAFFSEAPMTIPMAIAEVGGFNQYADPAGMQLRRGDKVYKINYLEAFKKQLPLDKMLLKPDDQLYVPALSQTQRENRAYVMGEVQKVGLVDLVNGKVNLVEALSAAGGLQALNASSRSIYVIRNTSDKRIDVFNLNAKNAMALAMAERFDLDAHDIVYVDASGLATWNRFISLILPSVQTVYYGLLATHNAYVVKNDITK, via the coding sequence ATGAAGAAAATGAAGTGTTTGTTGTTGGCTTCTGCAGCTCTTATGCTGAACGGTTGCTTCTTTGCACCGCAGATGAGAATGTCTGAACCCAGTGATTCTTCGGAATACAACGGTATTTCCGTGTATTTTCACTCCATCGACGAAGGGGATTTCGGTACCGACGTCAAGGCAGCCCCGAATGGGGACACCACAGCAAACTATGGCGATTTGGCCGACCTAATCGTGGACTCCTTGCCCAAGTTGGAATACCGCATCGGTCCTCTGGACATGGTCCAGGTAGTGGTGTGGGAACACCCGGAACTGACCTCTCCTATGGGCCAGTATCAGCCCGCTGGTCAAAAGGTGACCACCGATGGTAAACTGTTCTACCCCTATGCTGGTGAACTCCAGGCGGCAGGCCTTACGGCGCAGGAGCTCCGTCAGGAAATCACTAAACGCCTGTCCGACAAGATTCTGAACGACCCTCAGGTGGATGTTCGCGTTTCAGAATACAATAGCCTTAAGGCAGTTGTATCTGGTGAAGTGAAAAATCCGGGATACGCCTTTTTCTCTGAAGCACCCATGACTATCCCCATGGCCATAGCTGAGGTCGGAGGCTTCAACCAGTACGCCGACCCTGCCGGCATGCAGCTCCGTCGCGGCGACAAAGTCTACAAAATCAATTATTTGGAAGCGTTTAAGAAACAGCTCCCCTTAGACAAGATGCTGCTGAAACCGGATGACCAGTTGTATGTTCCTGCCCTGAGCCAGACCCAGCGCGAAAACCGCGCCTACGTCATGGGCGAAGTCCAGAAGGTGGGCCTTGTTGATTTGGTGAACGGCAAGGTGAACCTTGTAGAAGCGTTGTCTGCAGCAGGCGGTCTCCAGGCATTGAATGCGTCTTCTCGCTCCATTTACGTCATCCGCAACACCTCTGACAAGCGCATTGATGTTTTCAACTTGAACGCCAAGAACGCCATGGCCTTGGCTATGGCGGAACGCTTTGATCTGGATGCCCATGATATCGTATATGTCGATGCTTCTGGCCTTGCCACATGGAACCGTTTCATCAGTTTGATTCTTCCGTCGGTTCAGACAGTCTACTATGGTCTGTTAGCTACGCATAACGCCTACGTTGTCAAGAACGACATTACCAAATAG
- a CDS encoding mannose-1-phosphate guanylyltransferase/mannose-6-phosphate isomerase, whose translation MINLILCGGSGTRLWPVSRSLMPKQFAPLFDGQSLFRKTVKTNSAVCSSQFIVSNADQFFLAKDQLEAEGKKGCMFLLEPVGRNTAPAIALACLTLDANEIVLVSPSDHVIRKKDEYKKVLLRAEELAQAGNLVTFGITPTSPETGYGYIEADGEDVKRFVEKPDLATAEKYLLAGNFYWNSGIFCFKVKTFLDELKKYSPDILNAAKIALTRAKKEDGEPIRIALEDMKAIPSNSIDYAVMEKSSKVKVVPSDIGWSDLGSFDSLYGEYPHDENGNNVNPRHIAVGTKDSLVMGSQRTIATIDLNDMLIVDTPDALLVAPRASSQKVKQVVEKLKEKGSDLISVPQTVNRPWGTYSVLESSESYKMKRIVVKPGKRLSLQKHLHRSEHWVVVSGTATCTVGDKVFLVRPNESTYIPAGTVHRLQNEGKLPLVIVEVQVGEYTGEDDIIRMEDDFHRCS comes from the coding sequence ATGATTAACTTGATTCTTTGCGGTGGAAGCGGAACTAGGCTTTGGCCTGTAAGCCGCTCGCTGATGCCCAAACAATTCGCTCCGCTTTTTGATGGGCAATCCCTGTTCCGTAAGACGGTCAAGACCAATTCTGCCGTCTGCAGTTCGCAGTTCATTGTTTCCAATGCCGACCAGTTCTTCTTAGCCAAGGACCAGTTGGAAGCCGAAGGCAAAAAGGGTTGCATGTTCCTGTTGGAGCCGGTAGGCCGCAATACGGCACCTGCTATTGCTCTAGCGTGTCTAACCCTCGACGCCAACGAAATCGTCCTGGTTTCTCCGTCGGATCACGTCATTCGTAAGAAGGACGAATACAAGAAGGTGCTACTCCGGGCCGAAGAACTGGCTCAGGCCGGCAACCTAGTGACTTTCGGCATTACGCCTACCAGCCCCGAGACCGGCTACGGCTATATCGAAGCCGATGGCGAAGACGTAAAGCGCTTTGTGGAAAAACCAGACCTGGCCACTGCCGAAAAATACCTGCTGGCCGGGAACTTCTATTGGAACAGCGGTATCTTCTGCTTCAAGGTCAAGACTTTCTTGGACGAACTGAAGAAGTATTCTCCCGACATTTTGAATGCGGCAAAGATCGCGCTGACCCGCGCCAAAAAAGAAGATGGCGAACCTATCCGCATCGCGTTGGAAGACATGAAGGCCATTCCCAGCAACTCCATCGACTATGCCGTGATGGAAAAGTCCTCCAAGGTGAAGGTGGTTCCCAGCGACATCGGTTGGAGCGATCTGGGCAGTTTCGACAGCCTTTATGGCGAATATCCTCACGACGAGAACGGCAACAACGTGAACCCCCGTCACATTGCCGTTGGAACAAAGGATTCCCTGGTGATGGGAAGCCAGCGGACCATCGCCACCATCGACCTGAACGACATGCTTATCGTGGATACTCCCGATGCCTTGCTGGTGGCGCCTCGTGCAAGCAGCCAAAAGGTGAAACAGGTTGTAGAAAAGCTGAAAGAAAAAGGCAGCGATTTGATAAGCGTCCCCCAGACGGTAAACCGTCCCTGGGGAACCTACTCCGTGCTGGAATCTTCTGAAAGCTACAAGATGAAGCGTATTGTGGTAAAGCCCGGCAAGCGCCTTTCTCTGCAAAAGCATTTACATCGTTCGGAACACTGGGTTGTGGTGAGCGGAACAGCCACCTGTACCGTAGGCGACAAGGTGTTCTTGGTGCGCCCGAACGAATCCACCTATATTCCGGCAGGAACGGTACACCGCCTGCAAAACGAGGGCAAGCTCCCGCTGGTCATCGTGGAAGTCCAGGTGGGCGAATACACCGGCGAAGACGATATCATCCGTATGGAAGACGACTTCCACCGTTGTAGCTAG
- a CDS encoding porin family protein, with amino-acid sequence MKKFTLLAAVALFASSALAQGLGLGARISYQSEAMMGDDAEFFADETVSSGFGGGIDVLYHFSPMVGLHSGALFQLNAYSWTVSSVDYSYLFLNLQVPVLARINFTPGFFAEAGLDMSINMMASAYDEISDEWNDIDKWNTFQLGLTAGAGYTLWFGLEFSGRFSYGLLDPIDTDPTPDIKPFRFQFDVSYWFKK; translated from the coding sequence ATGAAAAAATTCACTCTGCTTGCTGCTGTCGCCTTGTTTGCCTCTAGTGCTCTCGCTCAGGGCCTTGGCCTCGGCGCCCGTATTTCTTACCAGTCCGAAGCCATGATGGGCGACGACGCTGAGTTTTTTGCTGACGAAACCGTTTCTAGCGGTTTTGGTGGCGGTATCGACGTGTTGTACCATTTTAGCCCGATGGTTGGGCTACATTCGGGGGCACTTTTCCAGCTCAATGCTTATTCCTGGACCGTAAGTTCTGTTGATTATAGTTACCTGTTCTTGAACTTGCAGGTTCCTGTATTGGCGAGAATTAACTTTACTCCTGGATTCTTTGCTGAAGCGGGTTTAGACATGTCCATCAACATGATGGCCTCTGCTTATGACGAAATTTCAGATGAATGGAATGACATAGACAAGTGGAACACCTTCCAGCTGGGTCTCACTGCCGGTGCGGGTTACACTCTGTGGTTTGGTCTGGAATTCAGCGGACGCTTCAGCTACGGCTTGCTTGATCCCATTGATACAGACCCCACGCCCGATATCAAGCCTTTCCGCTTCCAGTTTGATGTTTCTTACTGGTTCAAGAAGTAG
- a CDS encoding glycoside hydrolase family 3 C-terminal domain-containing protein, translating into MSGLPRGMYLVLANNDGKRSLLGKVNAETGDSRYTQVNISSLSKASAASQILVIRKAGFLPETLQVSGDKDYGSITLKRDPIEEQIDAIIESMTMDEMIAQMTQPEVGMGCGTYACGSALEGGGGYTSTFYKSAWAENIPVLYGKDNVHGMGDVSGATIFPHNIGLGATRDSALVRKIGKAVAIEMWAAHIDYNFAPAVTVPRNEKWGRTYEGFGENPELVASMGAAYIRGLQGDHFDAEWRIPATAKHFIGDGATNGGVDRGNATLTDEEVRTILLPPYIAAVEQGVQTVMASFNQINGVHQHVDSLRLTGILKVELGFDGFVIADWEGIENSRTPGATDATSYSGGSLGSSKDAVKKAINAGIDMAMVPNSSDGFISNMKSLVSSGDISLDRVKDAVRRILRVKIRGGRIANPNGPSAYVGKSENIGSAEHRAIAREAVQKSLVVLKNEKVLPLSKTSKIYLTGSAATSTGIQCGGWTQGWQGSSYSVSGATSIQGGFDQVADGARVSSVADAETIVYAIGESPYAEWYGDFSTLYYSGNISLSGYNISYHANQINTWKESGKKVVVVFITGRPLPVTEIIEAADAFVVAWLPGSEGAGVADVLFGDVKPSGKLPHTWPKSLDQIPINEGDGKEGLFPYGFGLTY; encoded by the coding sequence ATGTCTGGGTTGCCCCGCGGGATGTACCTGGTATTGGCCAATAACGATGGCAAGAGAAGCTTGCTTGGTAAAGTTAATGCAGAGACTGGTGATTCCCGATACACTCAAGTAAATATTTCCTCTTTGTCCAAGGCTTCTGCGGCAAGCCAGATTCTGGTTATCCGCAAGGCGGGTTTTTTGCCCGAGACATTGCAGGTGAGCGGTGACAAGGATTACGGCTCCATCACCTTGAAGAGGGATCCTATCGAGGAGCAGATTGACGCGATTATAGAATCCATGACAATGGATGAAATGATTGCCCAGATGACCCAGCCAGAAGTAGGCATGGGTTGTGGAACCTATGCCTGTGGTTCTGCTCTTGAAGGCGGTGGCGGTTATACATCTACATTCTATAAGTCGGCCTGGGCTGAAAATATTCCAGTGCTGTATGGCAAGGACAATGTTCATGGCATGGGCGATGTCTCTGGCGCGACGATTTTCCCCCATAACATCGGCCTTGGCGCCACCCGCGATTCCGCGTTGGTCCGTAAGATAGGCAAGGCGGTGGCTATAGAAATGTGGGCGGCCCACATTGACTATAACTTTGCGCCGGCGGTGACGGTTCCCAGGAATGAAAAGTGGGGTAGAACTTACGAAGGTTTTGGCGAAAATCCGGAGTTGGTGGCAAGTATGGGAGCTGCCTATATCCGTGGCTTGCAGGGTGACCATTTTGATGCGGAGTGGCGTATTCCGGCAACGGCCAAGCACTTTATTGGTGACGGTGCTACAAATGGTGGTGTAGACCGCGGTAATGCCACTTTGACGGACGAAGAAGTTAGAACTATCCTATTGCCTCCCTATATTGCGGCCGTTGAACAGGGTGTCCAAACGGTTATGGCCAGTTTTAACCAGATTAATGGGGTGCACCAGCACGTGGATTCCCTACGGCTTACGGGAATCCTCAAGGTGGAACTTGGTTTTGACGGGTTTGTGATTGCGGACTGGGAAGGTATTGAAAATTCAAGAACGCCGGGTGCCACGGACGCCACTAGTTATTCTGGCGGATCGTTAGGCTCTTCAAAAGATGCCGTCAAAAAGGCGATTAATGCGGGCATCGATATGGCTATGGTTCCGAATTCTTCGGACGGATTTATAAGTAATATGAAATCCCTAGTTTCGTCCGGTGATATTTCTTTGGATAGGGTCAAGGATGCGGTGCGCCGCATATTGCGTGTGAAGATTCGAGGTGGACGTATCGCTAACCCTAATGGCCCATCAGCTTATGTGGGCAAATCGGAAAACATCGGTAGTGCAGAACATAGGGCCATTGCCCGCGAGGCGGTGCAGAAGAGTCTGGTGGTTTTGAAGAATGAAAAGGTTTTGCCCTTGTCTAAGACATCCAAGATTTACTTGACAGGCTCTGCTGCGACAAGTACAGGCATTCAGTGTGGTGGCTGGACACAGGGCTGGCAGGGATCCTCCTATTCTGTTTCTGGAGCAACTTCTATTCAGGGCGGCTTTGATCAGGTGGCAGATGGAGCGAGGGTTTCATCTGTCGCTGATGCAGAGACAATCGTGTATGCCATAGGTGAATCTCCCTATGCAGAATGGTACGGAGACTTTAGTACTCTTTATTACAGTGGTAATATCTCCTTGAGCGGTTATAACATAAGTTATCATGCTAACCAAATCAACACATGGAAGGAATCGGGCAAAAAGGTGGTTGTAGTGTTCATTACGGGCCGCCCGCTTCCGGTTACCGAAATTATCGAGGCGGCAGATGCCTTTGTGGTGGCCTGGCTGCCTGGTAGTGAGGGTGCTGGCGTGGCAGATGTGCTGTTTGGCGACGTAAAACCCTCGGGCAAGTTGCCCCACACATGGCCCAAGTCCTTGGACCAGATTCCCATTAACGAGGGTGATGGCAAAGAAGGCCTGTTCCCCTACGGATTTGGATTGACTTATTAA